The Sinomonas sp. P10A9 genome contains the following window.
TCTCGGCCTCGGATACGCCGGAGCCGTCCACGCGCTGCCGGATGATCTCAACGGCCTGGTTGAGCTGGTCCTGATTGATCTGGGACCCGCCCGAAACCTTCGGGGAGAGGATCATCTGAGTGCCGCCCTCGAGATCGAGGGCAAGCTTCGGCGCCCACGACGCCTTCCCTGCTATCGCTCCGCCGGCGAGGATGCCGGCGAGGGCGAGGAGGATAACGCCGAGTGAGATGAGGGTTCTGAGTCCCGGCCGCGTGCGGGATCGTGCCATGGTGGTCCTTCGAGATGGGGCGGAGCCTTGCGGGCGCACAGCCGCCCGGCGCAAGGCCGGGCGGGACGGTCGGAGACTTAGTTGGCGCTCTTGCCCTCGTCGTTGAGGCGCCGCAGCGTCTCCTCGGGCGTCTCGCTGAAGTGGTCCTGCGACCGCGGGGCGTCGGAGTCCGCCTTGCCGAGGGTGATGCCGGACGACGGCGCGGTGCCGGCTTCGGCGAAATCGGCGCCGGCGCTGGCGGGTGCCTCAACGTCGCTGTCGGCAGCGGGGGCCGCGGGCTCGATGACCTTGGTCACGGACTGGCGGTGGACCGTGGCGAGCGTGCCGGGGCTCAGCTCGAGGACGATCTTGTTCTCTGCGTCGTCGACCGAGACGATCCGGCCGTAGAGCCCGAAGCTCGTCATGACGTCGACGCCGGGGGCGAACTTCGACTGCGTAGCTGCCTGCTGCTGCTGGGTCTTCTTGTTCCTACGGAACATCGTGAAGATGAAGAAGGCGAAGACGGCCAACAGGAGGATGGTCATCAGGTCCATGCGGGGTCCAATCTGTATTCAGTCGGGAACCGGCCAGGGCGGTCCCGGGCACAGCATCATGTCCCCAGCGAGGCGGGAAGCATGTCTTTCAGTGTAGTGGCTCACGCGGGGGGTGGTGCTCAGTCCAACGATTCGGGGTCCCCGTCAGATCCCGGACCAAACAGGGTTGCGCTCTCAGCGAACGGCGCGTTCGCCGGCACCGGCAGCCCCAGATGGGCAAAGGCCAGAGGCGTCGCAACGCGTCCGCGCGGAGTCCTTCCCATGAGCCCCTCCCGGACCAGGAAGGGCTCCGCGACTGTCTCCACCGTTTCGGGCTCCTCCCCGACCGCGATCGCGAGCGTGGAGAGCCCCACGGGGCCCCCGCCGAACTTCGTGGCGAGCGCGGACAGGACGGATCGGTCCAGCCGGTCGAGCCCCTTGGCGTCCACCTCGTACATGTCCAGCGCCGCGCCGGCCGTACGGGCATCGATCTGCTCGACGCCATGGACGAGGGCCCAGTCGCGGACGCGCCGCAGGAGCCGGTTGGCAATACGGGGCGTGCCCCGGGACCTGCCGGCCACCTCGGTGAACGCGGCCGAAGTCACGCGCAGGTCGAGCAGGCCCGCCGAGCGCCTGAGCACCAACTCGAGCTCCTCGACCGAGTAGAACTCGAGGTGCCCGGTGAACCCGAAGCGGTCCCGAAGCGGTCCCGGAAGCAGGCCTGCGCGCGTCGTCGCTCCGACGAGCGTGAACGGCGGCAGGTCAAGGGGAATCGCTGTCGCGCCCGCGCCCTTGCCCACGACGATGTCGACCCGGAAGTCCTCCATCGCCATGTACAGCATCTCCTCCGCGGGACGCGACATGCGGTGGATCTCGTCGAGGAAGAGGACCTCGCCCTCCGAGAGCGAGGAGAGGATCGCTGCGAGATCGCCCGCGTGCTGGATCGCCGGGCCGGAGGAGATCCGCAGGGGCGCGTTCATCTCCCCCGCGATGATCATGGCGAGCGTGGTCTTGCCGAGGCCCGGCGGACCCGAGAGCAGGACGTGGTCTGCGGTGCGTCCCCGCAGCCTGCTCGCCTCGAGGACGAGCGAGAGCTGCCGGCGCACGCGGGCCTGGCCCACGAATTCATCGAGGAACTTGGGCCGCAGCGCCGCCTCGAGGACCCGCTCCTCGGGCTCCTCCTGGCTCGTGACGATCGAGGCTTCAGCCACGGGCGCCGGCCTTCACGGCACGCGCACCCTGGCCGAGCCAGCGGAGCGTTGCGCGCAGGATCTCCGGGATGCTCCCCGCCGCCGCGATCTCGGGCGAGTCGGCCATGGCCTTCTCGATGCTCGACGCCGCGTCCTTCTCGCTCCATCCGAGCGAGGCCATGGCCGCGATGACCTGGGCCTTCCACGGCTCCTCGGTGCCCGTCGATGCGGGTAGCTGCCCTTCGGCGGCTCCCAGCGGGACGAGCTTCCCCTTGAGCTCGAGCACGAGCCGCGCCGCGACTTTCGGCCCGATGCCCGGGACCTTCGTGAACGCCTTCGAGTCTTCGGTGTGCACGCCTACGCGCACAGCCTCCGGGGTGTGCACGGCGAGGACCGCGAGGGCCAGACGCGGTCCCACGCCCGAGACCCCCAGCAGCACCTCGAAGACCTCCCGCTCCTCGGGAACCGCAAAGCCGAACAGCGTGAGCGAGTCCTCCCGGACCACGAGAGAGGTGTGCACGGTGCCCTCCTCGCCGACCCGCAGGCCCGCGAGGGTCTGCGGCGTGGCCCAGAACAGCATCCCTGCGCCATTCACGTCGACCACGCCGGTGGACAGCCCTACATGGGCCACACGGCCACGGACGAAGCTGATCACGCCACCCTCCTAGTGCCTACTCGCCGGTGCCCAGCTCCACAAACCGAACATATCTACGAGAACTCTAGCGGTAGACGGCGACCGTCCGACTCACCTGCCGCGGCGCGCCCTCGCTTCGGCTTCTTGCCACAGCCGCTGTGCGGGGGTCAACGCCGTGGCGGTCATCGCCGTCGTGCGTCCGACGGCGGATGGCGAGCCGGGAGCGCTCCCCCGCCACGCGTGCGCCAGGGCTAGGGCGAGGGCGTCCGCGGCGTCGGCTGGCCTGGGCGCGGTCTCGAGCTGAAGGATCTTGGTGACCATCCGCGTGACGGCGGCCTTGTCCGCCCTGCCGCTGCCGGTCACGGCCGCCTTGACCTCGCTCGGGGTGTGCAGTGCCACCGGTATTCCGCGCCGCGCCGCAGCGGCGATGACAATACCTGAGGCTTGGGCGACGCCCATGACTGTGCTGACGTTCATCTGCGAGAAGACGCGCTCGACCGCGACGACGTCCGGAGTGTGCCGGTCCAGCCACTCGTCGATGGCCCGCGCGATCACCAGCAGGCGCGCGTCGAGCGGTTCGTCGGACTTCGTGCCGACCACCCCGACGGCCACCAATGCCGCGCGGCGGTCCCGTGCGACATCGACCACCCCGATGCCGCAGCGTGTGAGGCCCGGGTCCACGCCCAGCACACGCAGCGCGGACTCTGGCCTCGAGGCGCCCATGCCGACGGCGTCGACCGTGTCAGGCACAGTCTCAGTCGTCCTCGAGTGCCGCCATGACCTCGTCGCTCATGCCGGCATTCGCGTAGACGTTCTGAACGTCGTCGAGGTCCTCGAGAGCGTCCACGAGGCGCACGAACTTGCGTGCGCCGTCGGCGTCGAGTTCGACCTCCATCGAGGGCACGAACTCGGCCTCGTCGGTCTGGTACTCGATGCCCGCCTCGGTGAGCGCGTCGCGGATAGCCTGGAGATCGACGGGCTCGGAGTAGACGATCCAGTTCTCGCCGCCGTCCTTGACCTCCTCGGCGCCCGCGTCGAGGACCGCCATGAGCACGTCATCCTCGGCGAGGCCGTTCTTGGCCAGGCTCACCACGCCCTTGCGGTTGAAGAGGTACGTGACCGAGCCCTGGTCCGCCATGGTGCCGCCGTTGCGGGTGACGGCGAGCCGAACCTCCGCGGCCGCGCGGTTGCGGTTCTCGGTGAGGCACTCGATCAGGAGTGCCGAGCCCTGCGGGCCGCGGGCCTCGTACATGATCTCGGTGTACTCGATCGCCTCGCCCGTGAGGCCGGCGCCACGCTTGATGGCGCGGTCGATGTTGTCGTTCGGCACCGAGTTCTTCTTGGCCTTGCTGACCGCGAGTTCGAGGTTCGGGTTGCCCGAGAGATCTGGGCCGCCGAGCCGCGCAGCGACTTCGATGGTCTTGATGTACTTGGCGAACGCCTTGGCACGCCTGCCGTCGATGACGGCCTTCTTGTGCTTGGTCGTCGCCCATTTGGAGTGGCCGGACATGCCTACGCTTCTCCTCTGATCATCCGGATGAAAAGTTCATGGATCCGTGTCTCGCCGGTCACCTCAGGGTGGAAGGATGTGGCGAGAAGCCGTCCAGAACGCACTGCCACAATTCTAGACCTGCCGCCAAGCGCCGCCGTGTGGGACGCGTGCGAGGGGTCTACTTCCGCGAGGACCTCGACGTCCGGCCCGACCCGCTCGACCCACGGACCCCGGATGAAGACGGCGTGGACCGGGCCACCGGCCTGGTCCACCTCCTTGAAGTCGAGGTCCGTCTCGAAGGACTCGCGCTGGCGGCCGAAGGCGTTGCGCCGCACCGTGATGTCGAGGCCCCCGAAGGACTCCTGGGGGCGTCCGGAGAGGTCCTGGGTCGGATCCGCGATCTCATCGGCGAGGAGGATCATGCCGGCGCACGAGCCGTAGACGGGGAATCCCGCACGGATCTTGGCGCGGAGCGGCTCGGTGATGCCGAAGGCGCGAGCCAGCTTGTCGATGGTCGTCGACTCTCCGCCCGGGATCACGAGTCCGTCGAGGCCCTCGAGCTCCTCGGGCCGGCGAACCTTCACGGCGCGCGCCCCCGCGTGGGCCAGTGCCGCCATGTGCTCGCGCACATCGCCCTGGAGCGCGAGCACGCCGACGGCGGGCGCGCCCGAAGTCGGTGCGGTCAAGGGCGCGGACGGTGGAGCGTTCAAAGTCACCGTGACAGTCTAGTCGCGGTCCGCCACCCGCCCCCATCGCCACTCCTCGTGCCCGAGAGCGTCGGAGGCCGCCGGTAGCATGGACCGCAGACCTTCGTAGACGACAGATGAGGACAGCACTATGTGCGGAATCGCCGGATACTACGGCGCTGGGCTCGACGACTCGATCCTGAAGGAGATGAACGCCTGCATCGTGCACCGAGGGCCCGACGGCGAGGGGTACTTCTCGGAGGGAAGCGTCGGTCTGGCGCACCGGCGGCTCGCGATCGTCGACGTCGCGCACGGCCAGGAGCCGATGATCAGCGCGGACGGCGAGACAGTGCTCGTCTACAACGGCGAGGTCTACAACTACCGTGAGCTTCGCGCAGAGCTCGAGGGGCTCGGGCGCGTCTTCCGCACGGCGTCCGACACCGAGGTCGTCCTCCAGGCCTACGAGCAGTGGGGCACCGAGGCGTTCGACCGCTTCAACGGGATGTTCGGCCTCGCGCTGTTCGACCGCCGCCGCAACCAGCTCGTCCTGGTCCGCGACCACTTCGGGATCAAGCCGCTCTACTGGGCCAACGCGGGCACGGAGCACGAGCCACGGCTCCTCTTCGCCTCCGAGATCAAGCCCATCCTCGCGACAGGCCTCATCGAGGCCAGGGCGAACGAGCGGATCCTCTACCGCTACCTCCAGTACCGCATCCACGACGACACCGAGGAGACCTTCTTCGACGGCGTCCGGAAGCTCCTCCCGGGCGAGATGATGACGGTCGACCTGGCCACTGGACGCTTCCGCATCGCGCTCTACACCCGGCTGCGTGAGGAGCTCGCCGAGCTGGCGCAGGTCAACGCCCCCTACACGCCGGGCGTCGTGGACGAGTACCGCCGCCGCTTCACCGAGGCCATCCGCCTGCGCCTCAACTCCGAGGTGCCTGTCGGCAGCGCGCTCTCGGGCGGCCTCGATTCCTCGGCCGTCGTCGTAACGATCAACCGCCTCATGCAGGAGAAGGCGGACGGACTCGAGGCCGTCGGCACGAAGCAGAACACGTTCAGCGCGGTGTTCCCGAACGCCATCAACGACGAGGAGGCGTACGCCGACGCCGCGATCGCGGTGTGCAGTGGGAACATCGAGGCGCACAAGATCAAGCCCACCCCCGAGGGCTTCGACGCCGACCTCGTAGACTTCGTCCGCACCATGGAGGAGCCCATCATCTCCTCGGGCCCCTACGCGCAGTACTGCGTCATGAAGGAGGCGTCCAAGCACGTCACGGTGCTCCTCGACGGCCAGGGCGCGGACGAGATGATGGCCGGCTACATCCCGTACTACTTCGCGTACCTGCGCCAGCTCAAGGCCTCCGGCGACTATGCGACGCTCGCCAAGGAGTCGTCGTCGAGCGTCGACATCTTCTACCGGCTCGGCCGCTTCCGCCTGCGGGGCATGGCGAGCGGCAAGAAGGCCGTCTCAATGGGGTCGCTCCTGAAGAAGTCGTGGGCGGGGCAGTTCTCGGGCGAGTCGTTCGGGAACATCCCGGCGAACCTCAAGGCACGCCTCATCGATGACCTGTTCGTGAAGTCGCTGCCCTCGCTCCTGCGCTACGAGGACAAGAACACGATGCGCTTCTCGCTCGAGGGCCGCGTGCCGTTCCTCGACAAGGAAGTGGTCAAGTACCTGTTCTCGCTCTCGGACGAGGCGATCATCAAGGAGGGCTGGAACAAGCGCGTGCTCCGCGACGCGACACGCGGCCTGCTGCCGGAGATGATCAGCAACCGGCGCAACAAGATCGGCTTCACCACCCCGGAGGCCGAGTGGTTCAAGCTCATGAAGGAGCGCCTCTACAAGATCTTCATGTCCAACTCGTTCTACTCACGCCCGTACTGGGACCGCGAGCAGGTGCTCACCGCGTTCGAGGAGTACCTCAACGGCAAGAACGACGCCGACACGATGATCTTCTGGCGCCTGCTGAACGTCGAGCTCTGGCTGCGCGAATTCATCGACAAGGACGAGACCCCGGCGGACGTCAAGGCCAACAAGAGCGATTACGAGGCCAACCCCGGCAAGGAACTCGACATCGCCTCGAACGGCTCGGTGTTCCGGCGCTACCCGCTCCAGACGGGCGTCTTCGCCAAGGACACGGACCTCTCCCCGGCTGTGGCGTCGTACGTCAAGCGGTTCTTCGACGGGCTCCCGGGTGCGCCCGAGGAGGCGCGCACCGCCGTCGACGGTTCGAAGTGGTACCTGCTCGTGAGCGAGAAGATCGTCGCGATCACGCAGGGCCGCTCCTTCCCCGTGTGGGAGATCAACGTCACCCCCGCCGCACGCGTGCTCTCGAAGTTCGTGACCCGGACACCTGCGGGGATCGGCCTCGGGAGCCCGTGGTCGATGCAGATCGCGATCAACGAGGTCGGGCTGCCCCTCATCGCCAAGGCGGCCGCGGCGTCGGTCGTGGGCAAGCTGCAGGGCAAGACCGGCGTCTTCTACGACGTCGTGGGCCACAACATCAACGCGATCGACGGCGCCACGCCGTACAGCCTCGGCGCGGCAAGCAACTCGGTGAAGCTCGCGCCCAAGGATCCCGACGGCGTTGCACGCGCCCTGAGTGCGGCCGTGCGGGCCGCACTGCCGGACGGAGCCTCGGCGTCCTTCGGCGGCACCGCAGTCATGGACGCGAACGACCTCGGCGTCGTCGTCATGGGCCACGACACGGACCTGCCGAAGGAGACCATCGCCGGCATGTTCAAGGACAACCCGCAGGGCCAGGGCTCCCAGGCCACCCCGATGTCGCTCGTGTTCACGCAGAGCTGATCCAACGGCAGGCGCACGCGGCGGCAGCCGCGCCTCGGTGGCCCCGGGCAGTCCTTGCCCGGGGCCACCTCTCATGAAAGGCTCCTTTCATGACAAATCCGCTCCTGGCACCGAGTTCCCTCCCCTACGGACTCCCTGCCTTTGCAGAGGTCCGCGACGAGCACTACGCCGAGGCGGTCCGGGCCGGCCTCGCCGAGCACCTGCGGGAGATCGAGGCCATCACCTCGTCCGGCGAGGCAGCGGACTTCAACAACACGGCCGCCGCCATGGAGCGGTCCGGTGCGCTCCTGGCCAGGGCCGTCGCGGCATTCATGAACGCAGTGTCATCCCATGGCACCGACGGCATCCGAGCGCTCGAGACGGAGCTCATGCCCGAACTCTCCGCGCACGACGACGCGGTCCACCTCAACCGGGCCCTCTACGAGCGTTTCGCAGCGATCGCCGTGGACGGGCTCGACGACGAGTCCGCCCGGCTCGTCTCGGAGTGGCTCGCGGCGTTCCGGAGGTCCGGCGTCACGCTCGACGACGCCGGCCAGCAGCGACTGCGCGGGCTCAATGCCGAGCTCTCGCGCCTCGGCACCGAGTACGGCCAGCGCGTGGCGAAGGGGATCAATGACGCCGCGATCCTCGTGACCGACGAGGCCGAGCTCGCAGGCATGCCCGAGGACGATCGCGCCTCCGCGGCTCAGGCAGCCCGGGCCGCAGGCCACGAGTCGGGGTGGCTCCTCACCTTCATCCAGCCGACCAGCCAGCCACACCTCTCCGTTCTCGAGAACCGTGCCCTGCGCCGACGGATCTTCGAGGCCTCGGTGAGTCGCGGCAGTTCGGGCGGCCCCACGGACGTCCTCGGGCTCGCGACCGACATGGCCGGCCTGCGGGCCGAGAAGGCCGAGCTCCTGGGGTTCGCGAACTTCGCGGACTTCGCCATAGATGACCAGACCGCTCCGTCCATCGCGGCGGTCAGGGAGATGCTGGGCCGTCTGGCGCTCGCCGCGGTCCGGAATGCCGCCGCCGAGGCCGAGGTGCTGACCGAGGCTGCGGGGCACGCGCTCGAACCATGGGACTGGGAGTTCTACTCCTCAAAGGTCCTGCGGGAGAAGTATGCGCTGGATGAGCAGGCCCTCCGCCCGTACTTGGACCTGGACCGCGTCCTCGCCGATGGGGTTTTCCACGCCGCCGGGGAGCTCTTCGGCCTGACCTTCCGCGAGCGGACCGACCTCGTCGGGTACCACGAGGACGTGCGCGTCTGGGAGGTCATGGACGCCGACGGCTCGGGCCTCGGGCTGTTCCTCGGTGACTACTTCGCGCGGCCCACGAAGCGGGGCGGAGCGTGGATGAACTCACTCTCCGATCAATCGCGGCTCCTCGGTCTCGCTCCGGTCATCGTCAACAACCTCAACATTCCGAAGCCCGCGCCCGGCGAGCCTGCACTCCTGACCCTTGACGAGCTCCGGACCGTCTTCCACGAGTTCGGCCACGCGCTCCACGGGCTCCTCTCCGATGTCGAGTACCCACGGTTCTCGGGCACGAATGTTCCCCGTGACTTCGTCGAGTACCCGTCACAGGTCAACGAGATGTGGATGTTTGCGCCCGGGGTCGTGGACCACTACGCGCGGCACCACAAGACCGGGGAGCCGCTCCCCGGCGAGGATCTCGAGCGCCTCGAAGCAGCCAGGCTCTGGGGAGAGGGCTTCGCCACCACGGAGTACCTCGGTGCGTCCCTGCTCGACCTCGCCTGGCACACCCTCCGCCTCGGCGAGGATGCAGGCGACGCCCTGGCCTTCGAGGCGAAGGCTCTGGCTGACGCCGGTATCGCGGTGCCTCTTGTGCCGCCTCGGTACCGCACGGGCTACTTCCAGCACATCTTCGCGGGCGGCTGGTACGCGGCGGGCTACTGGTCCTATATCTGGAGCGAGGTCCTGGACGCGGACACGGTCGAGTGGTTCCGGGAGAACGGGGGCCTCACGCGGGCCAACGGCGAGACCTTCCGGCGCGAGCTGCTCTCGCGCGGCAACTCGCGTGATCCACTCGCCTCATTCCGGGCGTTCCGCGGCCGGGACGCGGACATCGAACCGCTCATTGCGAGGCGTGGGCTCGCCTGACGCGTCCAAGCTGGCGCCGATGGATCCGGACTCGGGCGCGTGGGCGCGCAGCACGTCTGGCAGATACGGTCCTTCGCCCCTGCCCTTCGCCGCGGCGGTGAGCGAGAGTGGAAGCGACGTGCGAGGAGGAGCCATGCATGTGTTCAAGGACAGGACCGAGGCTGGCAGGGAGCTCGCCCACGCGCTCTCCTCGTTCCGCGGGCCCAACACCGTGGTGCTCGGCCTTCCGCGTGGTGGAGTGCCCGTCGCGTTCGAAGTCGCCGTCGCGCTGGACGCTCCACTCGACGTGATCGTGGTCCGCAAGCTCGGCGTGCCCTTCCAGCAGGAACTCGCTATGGGAGCCATCGGAGAGAATGGCGTGCGTGTGATCGACGAACGGGTCAGGTCGCTCTCGGGAGTGACCGAGCGCGAATTCGCTCTCGTCGAGCGGCGCGAGCGCGAGGTCCTCGAAGCCCGCGTCGCCCAGATCAGGGCCGTCAGGGCGCCGGAAGACCTCCATGGCAAGACGGCCATCGTCGTCGACGACGGGATCGCCACGGGTTCCACCGCACGTGTCGCGTGCACGATCGCGCGCGGTCTCGGCGCTGCAAGGGTTGTCCTCGCGGTCCCGGTGGCCCCGAAGGACGCCATCGGGGACTTCCCGGAAGCCGACGAGGTCGTGTGCCTCACGACGCCGTCGCCGTTCCGCGCCGTCGGCCGCTTCTACAGCGATTTCTCTGCAACGAGCGACGACGACGTGCTGCACCTGATCGACGCTGCAGCACGCCGCCCGGCCGCTACCTCGCCCCTGAGGGAGCCCGCTCCCCGGCACGAGGACGTGCTCATTCCGGTAGACGGGGTAACGCTCCAGGGAAGCCTGCTCCTGCCGGCGACGGCCGGCGTCGTCGTCTTCGCGCATGGCAGCGGCAGCAGTCGGCACAGTCCCCGCAACCGCGCAGTGGCCCGCGTGCTCCAGAACGCCGGGCTCGGAACGCTCCTGCTGGATCTCCTCTCCCCCGCCGAGGAGCTCGAGAGGCGGGCGGTGTTCGACATCGAGCTCCTCGCCTCACGGCTCACCGAGGCGACGGACTGGCTCCGGGCAGGGCCCGCGGGCCTGTCAAGGCCGGTCGGCTACTTCGGGGCGAGCACTGGGGCCGCGGCCGCACTGTGGGCGGCGGCCGAGCCGGGTGCGCGCATCGACGCGGTGGTCTCCCGAGGCGGACGCCCCGACCTCGCTATCCGGAGGCTCGGCGCGGTTCAGGCGCCGACTCTCCTCATCGTCGGCGGGGCTGACCTCCAGGTTCTCGAGCTGAACCGTGAAGCCGCCAGGTACCTGACCTGTCCGAACCGTCTGGAGATCGTCCCGCGGGCGACGCACCTCTTCGAAGAGCCCGGGGCGCTCGACGCCGTGGCTCGCCTTGCGCGGGACTGGTTCACCGAGCATCTGGGCGGCGGCGCGAACCCCGGGGCCGCACGCAACGCCGCACCCGACGAGGCATGAGTGGCGCGCTGAGGTCACGTCTGATGCGCCGCGACATACGCGACGAGGCCGCCGAACGTCGCGACCTGCGGATAGTCCCGCTCGGGGACGTCCACTGCGGTGGCCTTCGAGATCTGCTCGATGAGGCGAAGGAAGTCCAGCGAGTCGAGGTCGAGGTCCTGGCGTAGGCGGTCGGCGTCGTCGATCTCGTCCGGCTCGAGCTCGGGGGCGATCTCGCGCAGCGCGGCGACGACCGCAGAGCGCGGGTCCAAGGGTGTCATAGCTCCTCCGGGGTGAGCAGGAGT
Protein-coding sequences here:
- the asnB gene encoding asparagine synthase (glutamine-hydrolyzing), encoding MCGIAGYYGAGLDDSILKEMNACIVHRGPDGEGYFSEGSVGLAHRRLAIVDVAHGQEPMISADGETVLVYNGEVYNYRELRAELEGLGRVFRTASDTEVVLQAYEQWGTEAFDRFNGMFGLALFDRRRNQLVLVRDHFGIKPLYWANAGTEHEPRLLFASEIKPILATGLIEARANERILYRYLQYRIHDDTEETFFDGVRKLLPGEMMTVDLATGRFRIALYTRLREELAELAQVNAPYTPGVVDEYRRRFTEAIRLRLNSEVPVGSALSGGLDSSAVVVTINRLMQEKADGLEAVGTKQNTFSAVFPNAINDEEAYADAAIAVCSGNIEAHKIKPTPEGFDADLVDFVRTMEEPIISSGPYAQYCVMKEASKHVTVLLDGQGADEMMAGYIPYYFAYLRQLKASGDYATLAKESSSSVDIFYRLGRFRLRGMASGKKAVSMGSLLKKSWAGQFSGESFGNIPANLKARLIDDLFVKSLPSLLRYEDKNTMRFSLEGRVPFLDKEVVKYLFSLSDEAIIKEGWNKRVLRDATRGLLPEMISNRRNKIGFTTPEAEWFKLMKERLYKIFMSNSFYSRPYWDREQVLTAFEEYLNGKNDADTMIFWRLLNVELWLREFIDKDETPADVKANKSDYEANPGKELDIASNGSVFRRYPLQTGVFAKDTDLSPAVASYVKRFFDGLPGAPEEARTAVDGSKWYLLVSEKIVAITQGRSFPVWEINVTPAARVLSKFVTRTPAGIGLGSPWSMQIAINEVGLPLIAKAAAASVVGKLQGKTGVFYDVVGHNINAIDGATPYSLGAASNSVKLAPKDPDGVARALSAAVRAALPDGASASFGGTAVMDANDLGVVVMGHDTDLPKETIAGMFKDNPQGQGSQATPMSLVFTQS
- a CDS encoding phosphopantetheine-binding protein is translated as MTPLDPRSAVVAALREIAPELEPDEIDDADRLRQDLDLDSLDFLRLIEQISKATAVDVPERDYPQVATFGGLVAYVAAHQT
- the pdxT gene encoding pyridoxal 5'-phosphate synthase glutaminase subunit PdxT, producing the protein MNAPPSAPLTAPTSGAPAVGVLALQGDVREHMAALAHAGARAVKVRRPEELEGLDGLVIPGGESTTIDKLARAFGITEPLRAKIRAGFPVYGSCAGMILLADEIADPTQDLSGRPQESFGGLDITVRRNAFGRQRESFETDLDFKEVDQAGGPVHAVFIRGPWVERVGPDVEVLAEVDPSHASHTAALGGRSRIVAVRSGRLLATSFHPEVTGETRIHELFIRMIRGEA
- the ruvB gene encoding Holliday junction branch migration DNA helicase RuvB — its product is MAEASIVTSQEEPEERVLEAALRPKFLDEFVGQARVRRQLSLVLEASRLRGRTADHVLLSGPPGLGKTTLAMIIAGEMNAPLRISSGPAIQHAGDLAAILSSLSEGEVLFLDEIHRMSRPAEEMLYMAMEDFRVDIVVGKGAGATAIPLDLPPFTLVGATTRAGLLPGPLRDRFGFTGHLEFYSVEELELVLRRSAGLLDLRVTSAAFTEVAGRSRGTPRIANRLLRRVRDWALVHGVEQIDARTAGAALDMYEVDAKGLDRLDRSVLSALATKFGGGPVGLSTLAIAVGEEPETVETVAEPFLVREGLMGRTPRGRVATPLAFAHLGLPVPANAPFAESATLFGPGSDGDPESLD
- a CDS encoding phosphoribosyltransferase family protein produces the protein MHVFKDRTEAGRELAHALSSFRGPNTVVLGLPRGGVPVAFEVAVALDAPLDVIVVRKLGVPFQQELAMGAIGENGVRVIDERVRSLSGVTEREFALVERREREVLEARVAQIRAVRAPEDLHGKTAIVVDDGIATGSTARVACTIARGLGAARVVLAVPVAPKDAIGDFPEADEVVCLTTPSPFRAVGRFYSDFSATSDDDVLHLIDAAARRPAATSPLREPAPRHEDVLIPVDGVTLQGSLLLPATAGVVVFAHGSGSSRHSPRNRAVARVLQNAGLGTLLLDLLSPAEELERRAVFDIELLASRLTEATDWLRAGPAGLSRPVGYFGASTGAAAALWAAAEPGARIDAVVSRGGRPDLAIRRLGAVQAPTLLIVGGADLQVLELNREAARYLTCPNRLEIVPRATHLFEEPGALDAVARLARDWFTEHLGGGANPGAARNAAPDEA
- the ruvC gene encoding crossover junction endodeoxyribonuclease RuvC, coding for MGASRPESALRVLGVDPGLTRCGIGVVDVARDRRAALVAVGVVGTKSDEPLDARLLVIARAIDEWLDRHTPDVVAVERVFSQMNVSTVMGVAQASGIVIAAAARRGIPVALHTPSEVKAAVTGSGRADKAAVTRMVTKILQLETAPRPADAADALALALAHAWRGSAPGSPSAVGRTTAMTATALTPAQRLWQEAEARARRGR
- the ruvA gene encoding Holliday junction branch migration protein RuvA, giving the protein MISFVRGRVAHVGLSTGVVDVNGAGMLFWATPQTLAGLRVGEEGTVHTSLVVREDSLTLFGFAVPEEREVFEVLLGVSGVGPRLALAVLAVHTPEAVRVGVHTEDSKAFTKVPGIGPKVAARLVLELKGKLVPLGAAEGQLPASTGTEEPWKAQVIAAMASLGWSEKDAASSIEKAMADSPEIAAAGSIPEILRATLRWLGQGARAVKAGARG
- the yajC gene encoding preprotein translocase subunit YajC encodes the protein MTILLLAVFAFFIFTMFRRNKKTQQQQAATQSKFAPGVDVMTSFGLYGRIVSVDDAENKIVLELSPGTLATVHRQSVTKVIEPAAPAADSDVEAPASAGADFAEAGTAPSSGITLGKADSDAPRSQDHFSETPEETLRRLNDEGKSAN
- a CDS encoding M3 family metallopeptidase — its product is MTNPLLAPSSLPYGLPAFAEVRDEHYAEAVRAGLAEHLREIEAITSSGEAADFNNTAAAMERSGALLARAVAAFMNAVSSHGTDGIRALETELMPELSAHDDAVHLNRALYERFAAIAVDGLDDESARLVSEWLAAFRRSGVTLDDAGQQRLRGLNAELSRLGTEYGQRVAKGINDAAILVTDEAELAGMPEDDRASAAQAARAAGHESGWLLTFIQPTSQPHLSVLENRALRRRIFEASVSRGSSGGPTDVLGLATDMAGLRAEKAELLGFANFADFAIDDQTAPSIAAVREMLGRLALAAVRNAAAEAEVLTEAAGHALEPWDWEFYSSKVLREKYALDEQALRPYLDLDRVLADGVFHAAGELFGLTFRERTDLVGYHEDVRVWEVMDADGSGLGLFLGDYFARPTKRGGAWMNSLSDQSRLLGLAPVIVNNLNIPKPAPGEPALLTLDELRTVFHEFGHALHGLLSDVEYPRFSGTNVPRDFVEYPSQVNEMWMFAPGVVDHYARHHKTGEPLPGEDLERLEAARLWGEGFATTEYLGASLLDLAWHTLRLGEDAGDALAFEAKALADAGIAVPLVPPRYRTGYFQHIFAGGWYAAGYWSYIWSEVLDADTVEWFRENGGLTRANGETFRRELLSRGNSRDPLASFRAFRGRDADIEPLIARRGLA
- a CDS encoding YebC/PmpR family DNA-binding transcriptional regulator, giving the protein MSGHSKWATTKHKKAVIDGRRAKAFAKYIKTIEVAARLGGPDLSGNPNLELAVSKAKKNSVPNDNIDRAIKRGAGLTGEAIEYTEIMYEARGPQGSALLIECLTENRNRAAAEVRLAVTRNGGTMADQGSVTYLFNRKGVVSLAKNGLAEDDVLMAVLDAGAEEVKDGGENWIVYSEPVDLQAIRDALTEAGIEYQTDEAEFVPSMEVELDADGARKFVRLVDALEDLDDVQNVYANAGMSDEVMAALEDD